From a single Saccharomonospora amisosensis genomic region:
- a CDS encoding DUF3073 domain-containing protein: protein MGRGRAKAKQTKVARELKYSVPTTDFDALQRELSGNSSNDSRENEDRYEDPYDDGYDDYRR, encoded by the coding sequence ATGGGGCGCGGCCGAGCTAAGGCCAAGCAGACGAAAGTGGCCCGGGAGCTCAAGTACAGCGTTCCCACCACGGACTTCGATGCACTACAGCGCGAGCTGTCGGGTAACTCATCCAATGACAGTCGCGAGAACGAGGACCGGTACGAGGACCCGTACGACGACGGGTACGACGACTACCGCCGTTGA
- a CDS encoding 3-hydroxybutyryl-CoA dehydrogenase — translation MPDIQRVGVVGAGLMGSGIAEVHARAGLDVVVTEVSQPALDAGKGRVEKSLRRAVRSGKLTEAKADAALGRITFTTDTAAFADRDLVVEAVLEQEQAKVEVFRSLDKIVEREDAVLASNTSSIPIMKLGMATERPQQVVGIHFFNPVPVLPLVELVPSLLTGDKTADRAEAHICDALGKTVIRSQDRAGFIVNALLVPYLLSAIRMFESGFASAEDIDQGMEKGTAHPMGPLRLADLIGLDTIKAIADSMYAEFKEPLYSSPPLLLRMVDAGLLGKKTGRGFYGYD, via the coding sequence ATGCCTGACATCCAGCGGGTAGGTGTCGTCGGCGCGGGCCTGATGGGCTCCGGTATCGCCGAGGTCCACGCCCGGGCCGGGCTGGACGTGGTGGTCACCGAGGTCAGCCAACCCGCGCTCGATGCGGGTAAGGGCCGCGTCGAGAAGTCACTGCGGCGCGCGGTCCGCAGCGGCAAGCTCACCGAGGCGAAGGCCGACGCGGCGCTCGGCAGGATCACGTTCACAACGGACACCGCCGCGTTCGCCGACCGCGACCTCGTCGTGGAGGCCGTCCTCGAGCAGGAGCAGGCCAAGGTGGAGGTGTTCAGGTCGCTCGACAAGATCGTCGAGCGGGAGGACGCGGTACTGGCGTCGAACACCTCTTCAATCCCGATCATGAAGCTCGGGATGGCCACCGAGCGGCCGCAACAGGTGGTTGGCATCCACTTCTTCAACCCGGTGCCGGTACTGCCGCTGGTGGAACTGGTGCCTTCACTGCTGACCGGCGACAAGACGGCCGACCGAGCCGAGGCGCACATCTGTGACGCGCTGGGCAAGACGGTGATCAGGTCGCAGGACCGGGCCGGATTCATCGTCAACGCGCTGCTCGTGCCGTACCTGCTGTCCGCGATCCGGATGTTCGAGTCCGGTTTCGCCTCGGCCGAGGACATCGACCAGGGCATGGAGAAGGGCACGGCGCATCCCATGGGTCCGCTGCGGCTGGCCGACCTGATCGGGCTGGACACGATCAAGGCCATCGCGGACTCGATGTACGCCGAGTTCAAGGAGCCGCTGTACTCCTCGCCTCCGCTGCTGCTGCGCATGGTCGACGCCGGACTGCTCGGTAAGAAGACCGGTAGGGGCTTCTACGGCTACGACTAG